From the Streptomyces sp. KMM 9044 genome, one window contains:
- a CDS encoding ABC transporter ATP-binding protein: MLLEVRDLHVEFHTRDGVAKAVNGVSYGVDAGETLAVLGESGSGKSVTAQVIMGILDMPPGRITGGEVVFQGRDLLGLKEEQRRRVRGAEMAMIFQDALSSLNPVISVGDQLGEMFVVHRGMSKKDARAKAVELMDRVRIPAARERVRQYPHQFSGGMRQRIMIAMALALEPALIIADEPTTALDVTVQAQVMELLAELQREYHMGLILITHDLGVVADVADRIAVMYAGRIVESAPVHDLYKAPAHPYTRGLLDSIPRLDQKGRELYAIKGLPPNLMNIPPGCAFHPRCPMAQGVCRTDEPPLYEVTESDADRGSACHFWRECLHG, translated from the coding sequence ATGCTGCTCGAAGTGCGTGACCTGCACGTGGAGTTCCATACCCGGGACGGCGTCGCCAAGGCCGTCAACGGCGTCAGCTACGGCGTCGACGCGGGGGAGACGCTCGCGGTGCTCGGCGAGTCCGGTTCGGGCAAGTCGGTGACCGCGCAGGTGATCATGGGCATCCTCGACATGCCGCCCGGCCGGATCACCGGCGGCGAGGTCGTCTTCCAGGGCCGAGACCTCCTCGGCCTGAAGGAGGAGCAGCGCCGCAGGGTCAGGGGCGCCGAGATGGCGATGATCTTCCAGGACGCGCTGTCCTCCCTCAACCCGGTGATCTCCGTGGGCGACCAGCTCGGCGAGATGTTCGTCGTCCACCGGGGCATGTCCAAGAAGGACGCGCGGGCCAAGGCCGTCGAGCTGATGGACCGGGTACGCATCCCCGCCGCCCGGGAGCGGGTGCGGCAGTACCCGCACCAGTTCTCCGGCGGCATGCGACAGCGCATCATGATCGCCATGGCGCTGGCCCTGGAACCGGCCCTGATCATCGCCGACGAACCGACCACCGCCCTCGACGTCACCGTCCAGGCCCAGGTCATGGAACTCCTCGCGGAACTCCAGCGCGAGTACCACATGGGGCTCATCCTCATCACCCACGACCTCGGTGTGGTCGCCGACGTCGCCGACCGGATCGCCGTCATGTACGCGGGCCGGATCGTCGAGTCGGCCCCCGTGCACGACCTCTACAAGGCCCCCGCCCACCCGTACACCCGGGGCCTGCTGGACTCCATCCCGCGCCTCGACCAGAAGGGCCGGGAGCTCTACGCCATCAAGGGACTGCCGCCCAACCTCATGAACATCCCGCCCGGCTGCGCCTTCCACCCCCGCTGCCCGATGGCCCAAGGCGTCTGCCGCACCGACGAGCCGCCGCTGTACGAGGTCACCGAGTCGGACGCCGACCGCGGCAGCGCCTGCCACTTCTGGAGGGAGTGCCTGCATGGCTGA